One part of the Parambassis ranga chromosome 8, fParRan2.1, whole genome shotgun sequence genome encodes these proteins:
- the samd14 gene encoding sterile alpha motif domain-containing protein 14: MSAGMDDTDSVFDLNEAIPETELLDNSIQKGRAQLSVKTRRQRPSRSRYRDSISSTEGDDSLDRKDSPLHSARSPLHLAMRGSSPSPDSLLSARSPAFSFDSSMVRRSPEDGGASLAAPPRGRYHQLTNATSQEALVTPSSSPSKSYPSSDCSPVYLRRNRRPDSEVLVSDTSQDTSPADPGSPTVVFDKKTKRRFLDLGVTLRRSYIRVRKDKSNRLSVGSREPSESPSRSSGSFVSFSWFTEGRGSLSSSGTPPCSPKIPPLSSPRPRKSHSQESALSEEFSPPHTSSSISPPVDSSSSRSSHPYHTLSQSSDEPCDEPSLVSSWTTQQVCQWLRGLNMEQYVPEFSARDIDGEQLLQMDSSKLKGLGVLSSSDRSALKRRIKDVQTAAEKERKALDKLVKQKEKQRRKDQEQRRN, translated from the exons ACCTGAATGAGGCTATCCCAGAGACCGAGCTGCTGGACAACAGCATCCAGAAAGGTAGAGCCCAGCTGTCTGTCAAAACACGAAGGCAGCGCCCCTCCAGGTCCCGTTATCGTGACAGCATTAGCTCAACAGAGGGCGACGATAGCCTCGACAGGAAG GATAGTCCGTTACACTCAGCCCGCTCACCTCTCCACCTGGCAATGAGGGGTTCATCACCGTCTCCTGATTCACTGCTGTCAGCTCGAAGCCCGGCCTTCTCCTTTGACAGCTCAATG GTGCGTCGCTCTCCAGAGGATGGAGGAGCATCACTGGCTGCTCCTCCACGGGGACGGTACCATCAGCTGACCAACGCCACGTCTCAGGAGGCTCTGGTGACACCCAGTAGCTCGCCGTCTAAATCCTACCCTTCATCCGACTGCTCACCTGTCTACCTGCGGAGGAACAGGAGGCCCGACAGTGAAG ttttGGTCTCTGATACAAGCCAAGACACCAGTCCAGCTGATCCTGGCAGTCCGACCGTCGTCTTTGACAAAAAAACCAAGAGACGCTTCCTGGACTTGGG GGTCACTCTCAGGCGTTCATACATCAGAGTGAGGAAAGATAAATCCAACAGGCTCTCTGTGGGCAGCAG AGAGCCGTCTGAGAGTCCATCTCGGTCCTCCGGATCCTTCGTTTCATTCTCCTGGTTCACAGAAGGAAGGGGATCACTTTCATCCTCCGGGACTCCCCCCTGCTCCCCTAAAATCCCACCTTTGAGCTCCCCAAGACCACGCAAGTCTCACTCCCAG GAGTCTGCACTCAGTGAGGAGTTTTCTCCTcctcacacctcctcctccatctctcctccggtcgactcctcctcctccagatcCTCCCATCCATACCACACCCTGTCCCAGTCCTCTGATGag cccTGTGATGAACCCTCTCTGGTGTCTTCCTGGACGACTCAGCAGGTCTGTCAGTGGCTCAGAGGACTCAACATGGAGCAGTATGTCCCAGAATTCAGTGCGAGAGACATTGATGGAGAGCAGCTGCTCCAAATGGACAGCAGCAAGCTGAAG GGCCTGGGCGTGCTCAGTTCATCAGATCGCAGTGCTCTGAAGCGTCGCATTAAAGACGTCCAAACTgcagcagagaaggagagaaaagctCTGGACAAACTggtaaaacagaaagaaaaacaaagacgaAAAGACCAGGAGCAGCGCAGGAACTGA
- the LOC114440112 gene encoding uncharacterized protein LOC114440112 produces the protein MDTATAFALLHCFLLAYLVQSAPVSLPSNPSPAFSEAAERAKTLVDKILKEIPTVHSATISTEGLTLDPTSQNANLQMMVISLGIPAAPVLKPLSERFTLDMCVSRMSAGSQLYHGLLGVLSEKQSGLKDLQADLRDLQTTINKMKEVAQLSDSSADQAHVPYLSRPLDGSYEVQVAVHVTLTQMRSFCHDLMRSLRVVAPSRPRSAGAQ, from the exons ATGGACACTGCGACAG CCTTCGCTCTTCTGCATTGCTTCCTATTAGCATATTTGGTCCAATCAGCTCCTGTCAGCCTGCCATCCAACCCCTCACCAGCATTCAGTGAGGCGGCTGAGCGAGCAAAGACACTGGTGGACAAAATCCTGAAAGAGATCCCTACTGTGCACAGCGCCACCATCAGCACAGAG ggTTTGACCCTCGACCCCACCAGCCAGAACGCAAACCTGCAAATGATGGTGATTTCGCTGGGGATCCCTGCCGCCCCTGTTCTCAAACCGCTGTCAGAGCGCTTTACGCTG GACATGTGTGTGAGCCGTATGTCGGCGGGCAGTCAGCTGTACCACGGGCTGCTAGGAGTTTTGTCAGAAAAACAGAGTGGACTGAAAGACCTGCAAGCAGACCTGAGAGACCTGCAGACAACCATCAacaag ATGAAGGAGGTCGCCCAGCTCAGCGACAGCAGTGCAGATCAGGCCCATGTCCCGTACTTATCGCGGCCTCTTGATGGTAGCTATGAAGTCCAAGTGGCGGTCCACGTGACGTTGACACAGATGCGGTCCTTCTGTCATGACTTAATGCGCAGTCTCAGAGTTGTCGCCCCCAGCAGGCCACGATCTGCAGGTGCACAATAA